The Streptomyces rimosus genomic interval CCCTTCGCGCGGTGGGTCGTCGAGACCGTGACCTCGGCCGAGTCCTCCGGAACCAGTCTGTCCAGGGCTTGCAGCACGGCCTGCGTGCCGTGTTCGTCGACCAGCTCGACCAGCGGCTGGAGATTCGGCCGGACGGGTCGTACTCCGCGTACTCCCGCAGCTCCTCCCAGGACTCGAAGAGCATGAGCTCGGGATGTGACGGCCGGCGTCCCGATCTCAGGTCGTGCGCGGACTGCGCCAGCGCGGCCAGGGTGCCGCCGCCACCTGCCAAGGCGACCCGGCGGCCCTGTTCGAGCTGCCGTATCACTTCCACCATCGCGCCGACGTTGGTCCGGCACAGGACCGCGTCCGGTCTCGCGGTCTTCGCCAGCTCCGTGGGCAGCGACGGCGAACCGATGAGCCGGATCGGCGCGTCGACGATGGCCAGCCAGCGGTTGGCCTCCTCGGCCAGCGCGGGGCCGAAGCGGAACGACCGCGACAGGGTCAGCTGTCTGCCGTCGAAGGTGCTCATCACGTCGCGCGCTCCGCGCCAGCCGTAGATGGCCTGCGCGGAATCCCCGACCAGGACCAGCTGGGCGTGGCCGCGCTGGGCGGTGAAGACCTGCTCGACCACGGGGTTGGTGTCCTGCGCCTCGTCCAGCAGAAGGAAGTCCGCCGCGATCTTCGGCTCGCTCAGTGCCCACATCTTCAGGTAGTGGTCGTGCTCGAATCGGACGGTGCCCCGCTCGGGGTGCTGGAGGTCCCCCCACGCCTTGCGGGCGAAGGGGAGGACGATCTCCGACAACTGCGCGTGCGTCGCGTCGGCCTCGACGCCACGCAGCCTGGGCACATGCTGAGCCGTGAGCTCGGCATCGGCGGACTGGCAGAACTGGGTCACCGTACGCAGCGCCGAGTAGGACAGGGCCTTGTTGAACGCGATATAGCGGCCTTGCCGGCACGGTGGCCGTCCACGCGGTGGCGTGCAGCGGGCGAGCATGGCGAGCGTCGTGGTCTTGCCCGTGCCCGCTCCGGCCTGGATCGCGAGGTGATCGCCGGTTCGGAAGGCGTCCGCGGCGGCGGTCTGCTCGGCTGTCGGCTGGGTCATGATTCACTCCTCGCATCGTGGCGCTTTCGTCACCGTGCGTGACGACTGGTTCGACGGTAGCCCATCGCGAGCTCGCCGTGGGATTTCTTTCGCGGCCTGTGGATAACTTCGGCCGGACCGTCGCCGACGACGGCGTTGTCAGTGCCGTCTGCTTCCATCGATCTCACGCGGCCGAAGCGATCGTGGCCTGGTGTTCCGTGCCGAAGGCGCGGGTCCGGCTCCGGTGCGTCACCGTCACCGGTGTGCAGCGGAAGGGAGGGGAGCGGCGTGGACGACCGTAAACTCGCAGGTCGGGGTGGCGGGCAAGCGGGGCATGGGCGCTGGACGGCAGCGGCCGGGGCCGGACAGGCGAGAAGGGACCGCAGGGCGCGGGAGGCGCAAGGGGCGCCGGGAAAGGACAGCGGCATGGCGGAGAGCGGGGAGACGGTGAGGCGGTCGACGCCCGAGCTCGGCCTGCCCGCTGCTACGAGTGCTTCGGCCCGGGCCCGCGATGGGCGGGGGACGAGGGGGGAGCGGAGCCCTGTATCCGTCAGCTGCGCTGTGGTCTTCCTGCCCGCCGAGCCGCCCCGAGCCGGCCGGTTCGCCTTCTGGCGCCCGGACGGCGGCCCTCTCCCGGACCTTTCCGTAGCTGTACGTGACAACAGCGGGGCTCCGAGCGGCCCAGGGGCGGCAGAGCCAGGGCCCGCCAGTACGGCGGCAGAGACCATCGAGCTGGCGGTTGCGCGTCGGCACGGCAACGGCGCCCGCCGTCGAACGGTCCCTGCCATGGCACTGCCCATCGCCGCGGCCGTACCACTGCTGGCCCGCGCCCGGCACGATCCGGCCGCTCACCCCGCCGCGGCCTGCTGGGGCGCGGCGGTCCTGCACGCCCTGAACCTGGCCGCGCGCGGTCGGCTCCTGCCCGGGCTGACCGCCCAGGACACCGACGCCTGGCGCGCCGGACCGCTGGATCCCGAGGACATGGCGCACCTCCGGGCCGTTGCCGCCGCCATGCCGCCCGAGGCGTACGCCGTCCCGCTTCCCGACAGTCGCCCGTTGCAGGTCCACGATCCGGTGCAGCTCGTGCGCGCCCTCGTGGACGCGGTGACGGACGCCCTGCCCCGTACACCGGCGGCAGCTCACATGGTCGGTGCGCCGTTCGCGTCGATGGCGCCGCAGTACCTGCCCGGCGCGCGCGACTGGGCTGCCGAAGTGGCGGCGGGGGTGGACGCCGGTGTGCGTCTGTCCCTGCGGCTCGACCTGGCTGCCCACGGGCTCTTCGACACGCGGGACGAGCCCCGGCCTGGTCGGGACGATGCCGCTGATACGCCCACCGATACCGGTGCGACACCGGCCCATGCCGCAGCTGAAGAGCGCAGTGCCGCGGCCGCCATCCTTCAGGTACACAGTCTCACCGACCCCACGCTTGTCACCGACGCCGGACAGCTGTGGGAGGGAGAGGGGCCCGACCACTTCGGACCCCGCGCCCGGGTCGACACCCTGCTCGCGCTGCGCCGGGCGGCCCGCGTCTGGCCTCCGCTGGCCCGCTTCCTGGAGCGGACGGTTCCCGACGTCCTCCCCTTGGCAGAGGAGGAGCTGTACGAACTGCTGGGTGACGCGGCGCCCCGCCTGGCCGCCGCCGGCGTCGCCGTGCACTGGCCGAAGGAACTGGCCCGCGGGCTGACCGCGGCCGCCGTCATCCGCCCGGCCCCCGGCACCGCGGCCGACGGGTTCGGCTTCTTCGACACTGAGAAACTGCTCCAGTTCCGCTGGCAGGTCGCCCTCGACGGCCTGCCGCTCTCCGAGGCGGAAATGGACGCCCTGGCGGAGGCCCACCGGCCCGTGGTGCGGCTGCGTGACCAGTGGGTGCTGGTCGATCCGGCGCTCGTCCGCAAGGCCCGCAAGCGCGAACTGGGCTACCTGGACCCGGTCGACGCCCTCGCCGTGACGCTGAACGGCACGACCGAGGTGGACGGTGAAGAGGTCGAGGTGGTGCCCGTGGGTGCGCTCGCCGCACTGCGCTCCCGCCTGACCCAGGACGCGCCGGTTCCGCCGCAGCCCACCGGTCTGCGTGCGACCCTGCGCGACTACCAGCTCCGCGGACTGGCCTGGCTGGACCGGATGACGTCCCTCGGGCTCGGCGGCTGCCTCGCCGACGACATGGGCCTCGGCAAGACGATCACGGTCATCGCCCTCCACCTGCACCAACGCCCCACCGCTCCCGTCCTCGTGGTCTGCCCGGCCTCCCTCCTCGGCAACTGGCAGCGCGAGATCGAACGCTTCGCGCCCGGCGTCCCCGTACGCCGCTTCCACGGCACCGGCCGCAGCCTCGAAGACGTCGACGGCGGTTTCGTCCTGACCACGTACGGCACGATGCGGTCGAGCGCCGCCGCACTCGCCGCCCGCACCTGGGCGTGGGTCGTCGCGGACGAGGCGCAGCACGTGAAGAACCCCAAGTCCTCCACCGGCAAGGCATTGCGCGGCATCAAGACCCCGGCCCGTATCGCCCTCACCGGAACGCCCGTCGAGAACAACCTGTCCGAGCTGTGGGCCCTCCTCGACTGGACCACTCCCGGCCTGCTCGGCTCCCTGAAGACCTTCCGCGCCCTGTACGCGCGCGAGGTCGAGGGCGGCGAGGACCCGGAGGCGGCCGAGCGCCTCGCCCGACTGGTCCGCCCGTTCATCCTGCGCCGCAAGAAGTCCGACCCCGGCATCGCCCCCGAGCTGCCGCCCAAGACCGAAACGGACCACCCGGTGGCCCTGGGCCGCGAGCAGGCCGCGCTCTACGAGGCCGTCGTCCGCGAAACGCTGGCCCGGATCGAAGCGGCCGAGGGCATCGCCCGGCGCGGCCTGGTCATGAAGCTGCTGACGGCCCTCAAACAGATCTGCAACCACCCCGCGCAGTACCTGAAAGAAGCCGCGCCCGGGCTGGCGGCCCGCTCCGGCAAGCTCGAACTCCTCGACGAACTGCTCGACACGATCCTCGCCGAGGGCGGCGCGACACTGATCTTCACGCAGTACGTGGAAATGGCGCGGCTCCTCGAAAGACACCTCACCGCACGCGGCATCGGCAACCAGCTCCTGCACGGCGGTACGCCCGTGAGGCAGCGCGAGGAGATGGTCGACCGCTTCCAGTCCGGCCGCACCCCGGTCTTCCTGCTCTCCCTGAAGGCCGCCGGCACCGGACTCAACCTCACCCGGGCCGCTCACGTGATCCACTACGACCGGTGGTGGAACCCGGCCGTCGAGGAACAGGCCACCGACCGGGCGTACCGCATCGGCCAGACCCAGCCCGTCCAGGTCCACCGGCTCATCGCCGAGGGCACGGTCGAGGACAACATCGCCGAACTGCTCACCGCCAAGCGAGCCCTGGCGGACGCTGTCCTGACCGGCGGCGAGACCGCGCTCACCGAACTGACCGATGCCCAGCTCGCCGATCTCGTCTCCCTGAGGAGGGCCGCATGAGCCGCCGCCCCCGCCCCCTGCCAGGAGACGACGCCGACCGCTTCGGCCGCGGCCCGGGCACGCCCCCAGCGGCCCGTCCGGGCCGCGGAGCCGCCCCGGGCCGCATGGACCGTTCCGACCGCTCGCGTACGTTCCCGCCGCTGCCGCAGCGTTCCGGCGCCCGAGGGCTGTTCGCCGAGTCGTGGTGGGGCAGCGCCTGGCTGGACGCCCTGGAGGCCACGGCTCTGGACAGCGCCCGCCTCGCCCGAGGCCGTACGTACGCCCGCGACGGCAACGTCGACACGATCAACATCACCCCCGGGCGCATCGCCGCCACCGTCCGGGGCAGCCGGCCGCGCCCGTACAACGTGGTGATCCGTCTCCAGGAGCTCTCCTCCGGTGAGTGGACCGACCTGCTGGACGCCATCGCCGCCGACCCGGCCCAGCTCACCGCGCTGTTGGCCAAGGAACTGCCGCGAACCGTCGCCGAATCGGGCGTACGCCTGCTGCCCGGCCCGGGCGACCTCGTACCGCGCTGCTCCTGCCCCGACCACGGCCACCCCTGCAAGCACGCCGCCGCCGTCTGCTTCCAGGTGGCGCGGCTGCTGGACGCCGACCCGTTCGTGCTCCTCCTCATGCGGGGCCGCGGTGAACGCGAACTCCTCGACGAACTGTCACGCCGGAACGCGACCCTCACGGCGCGCGAATCCCGCAGCGCTCAGCTCGCGCCACCGGAGGCAGCTCCCGGGCCGCTGTCGGGTGCGCGCGCCGACGCCCGCGCGGCAGCCGCCGCAGCGATCAAGGCGAACCGAGGCGCAAGGGAAAGATCGCAGGTCAGGCCCCGAGCGGAAGTGCGTACGGACGCAGAGCACCGCGCAGCCTCAGCGCCGGTGGAACCGGCTTCGGGGACGCACTCGCCGCGCGGTGTGCTCGCCCGTGACGCTCTGGCCGACCGGCTGCTGCCGCCCCTCCCGCCACCCATGCCCCTTCCGCCGCACCCCGGACAGGCCCATGCCTTCCCGGATGCCGACGGTCTCCCGCTGGACGCGGACGCCCTCGAATTCCTGGCCACCGACGCCACGGCCCGCGCCCACGCCTACCTGAGCGCCCTCCACACCGACATCACTACACCGTCCGCCGCCTCTCCGGCCTACGGACCGACCCCCGCGGCCCGGCCGGACAAGCCCCCGACGTCCGGCATATCGCCCTTCCCCGACCTCACGCCCTGGCAGGACGGCATCCGGCTCGCCGCCACGGCCCATCCCACCGCCGGCCTGACCGCTACCACCCGCGCCCTTTACCGCGACCTCGCCGCTGCCACCGGCCGCAGCGTGACGGACGTGGCGCGTGCCGTCGCCGCCTGGCGCCAGGGCGGCCTCGAAGGACTGACCCTCCTCGACACCATCTGGAACCCGCCCGCCGGCGACTTCGACCGCGCCCGCAGCGCCCTGACAGCCGCCGACCTGCCCGCCCTCCGCCCCCGCCACAACCACCTCACCGACCCCGCCCGTGGCATCCAGCTCCGCTTCGGCCACGACAACCGCTGGTATCCGTACGAATCCGACCCCGGCGCCGAGGACTGGTGGCCCACCGGCCGCGCGGACCCCGACCCCGTAGGGGCCCTCACCGCGCTGCTCGGCCGGTGACCTAACCTCGTTGGCCGTGGAAGGTCTCGACACACTCACCCGCTCCCTCGCACAGCGCACCCCCGAAGAGCTGGCCGCCCTGCTGGCCCGCCATGCGGAAGCGCTGTCCCGCAGGCCCGCGCCCACCCGGCTTCGCGAACTGGCCACCGCCCTGTGGTCGTACGAAACCCTCCACCACACCGTCCTCCACCTCGACCACCCCCGCCTCCAGCTCCTCGCCGCCACCGCCCGCGTAAGCCAGGACCTGGCCCGACGTGCCGCCCCTGTGCCCGCGGTCCCCGCCGCCGGAGCCGACTACCAGTCGCTGATGGCCCACCGGCTGTCGTTCCCGGACCTGGCCGCGGAGCCGGTTCCGGCGGAAGAGGCGTACCGAGCCCTGGGCGCCGCCGGCCCTGGTCCCGCCCGCGAAGCGGTGACCGCCGCACTGGAACTGCTCTACGAGGACGGGCTCGCCGCCCCCACCGAAGACGGCGCGATCGTGGTCCCGCCCCGCATCCCGCAGCTCCTGGCCGCCCACGACCTGGGCGTCTTCGCCCCCACCGCCCCGAGACTGCCCGCCCCCGAGGCCGCCTCGCGAGAGACCGGCGCCGCCATGGCCTCCGTCCAGGGCGAATCCCAGGCCGCCGCCTCCACCCTCGCCGCGACCCTCGACCGTCTGCTCGCCTCGCTCGCCAGTCAGCCCGCGGCCCTGCGCAAGACAGGAGGGCTGGCCCTGCGTGAGATCAAACGCCTGGCCAAGGCAGCCGGTACGACCGAGGCCCGCACCCGTCTCCTGCTCGACCTCGTACTCGCCGCCGACCTCATCGCCCTGACTCGTACCCCTGCGGGCATCACGGCCGCGCCTACCGGTGCGTACGACGACTGGCTGGCGCAGACCCCCGGTGAGCGGCTCGTTCCGGTTCTGACCGCTTGGGCGACTCTTTGGTCCATTCCGACGTACACCCCCTTCGGGGAGACGCCCACGGCGCTGGTGCGCGGTGAAGACCGGCACGCGCCCGCACTGCGCCACGCCCTCCTCAAAGCGCTGTCCACCGCACCGGCCGACGCAGCGGGGCACCTGCCCGACCTGCCCGTTCTCCTCGACGCCGCGGCCTGGCACCGCCCGCTGGCCGTAAGCGGCGAACCGCTGGCCGAGGACCGCGCCACCCACATCCTCGACGAGGCCGCTTTCCTCGCTCTCACCGCACACGGAGCCCTGACCCCACTCGGCCACGCCCTCCTCGCGGCGTCCCCCACAGACCCCGCCCCTCTCAGCGACGCCCTTCGTGACCTGCTGCCGCAGCCTCTCCAGCAGGCCCACTTCCAGGCGGACTTGACCGCTGTCGTTCCGGGGCCTCCGTCCGCGGCCCTCGCCGACCTGCTGACCTCGGCCGCCGACCGGGAATCCGAAGGCCACGCCGTGACCTGGCGGTTCACCCCCGCTTCCGTACGCAGAGCCCTCGACTCCGGCCGTGATGCCACGGACCTCCTCGACGCCCTTACCGAGGCGTCGGCCACCGGCCCCCTGCCGCAACCCCTGACCTACCTCGTCCAGGACGCCGCCCGCGCCCATGGCCGGATGCGTGTGCTGCCCACCGGCTGCTGTATCCGCTCCGACGACGAAGCGCTGGTCCGCGAACTCGCCGCCCACCGAGCCCTCCAGGCCCTCGGCCTGCGCGCCATCGCCCCCACCGTCCTCATCAGCGCCCAGCCGCCCGCGGCGACCCTCGAAGCGCTGCGCGACGCCGGTTACGCCCCCGCGCTCGAATTCGAATCCGGCACGGCATCCGTCGAACGCGTTCCCCGCCACCGCGCGGCCCGCACCGGATCCGCCCCGTCCGACCAGGTCAACAAGCCCCTCGCGCTGGCCCGGCGACTCCTGAACGCCTGACCGGCGGTGCGGGAGCCGCCGATTGTCAGTGGGGTCAAGTAGCGTGGTTGAGCAGGAAGTCGAAGAGGGGAAGAAGCGGAGAAAGAGGGAGCGGCGGGCGCAGTGCGGACGCGTCCGGTGCGGGGCTGATGAGGAGCCCGGGAGGACCGACAGGGCGGTGACCTTCACCACCACTCGACCACGGCCCGGCCTGGGCAAGAAGAGGAACTTCTCCTTACCGTCTTACCGTGGCAACGGACGCACGACCGTACGACTCGTACGGCTGAACAAGGGGGGCCGATGGACGCGGAGTTGACAGCGCTCGCGACGGCGGGGGCGACGGCGCTGGTGCAGCAGATGGTGACGGAGGGGTGGACGCAGGCCCGGCAGCGGGTGGCGGCGTTCTTCTCGCGGCGCCGGGACGGCGGCGAGGAAGAAGCGCTCGAAGGGGAGCTGGAGGTGTCGCGCACGGAGCTGCTGGCGGCACAGCGCGGCGGTGACGAGGCAGGCGAGGCCGATGTACAGGCCGAATGGCGGGTACGGCTGCGACGCGCGTTGCGGGACGACCCGGCCGCGGCCGAGGAACTGCGCCGGCTGCTGGCGGAGCTGAGCCCCGACACGGAACCCGGGATAACGGTTCGGGACGTGCACAACACCATGACCGGCGGGGCGCACCACGGGACGGTCATCCAGGCGGGCGTGATCGCCAGGGTCGACCAGAGCGGCGGAGGAAGCACGCGAGGGCCCGCTCGTGGCTGACACGGGGCCCGGCGGGCCCCGGCCATCCGCCACACCCGAACCGGCCGCGCTCGGCTCCACGACGGACGACCGGGCAGCCACCACTACGCGCAACCACATCAGCGGAACGGTCTATGGAGCCGCCGTACAGGCCCAGAGCATCGGCACGCTGACCATCCACGAGCCCGCGCCGGCCATCGTGCCGGGCGCCTTGGTGCCCTGCACGCTTCCTCCGGTCACCCGCCA includes:
- a CDS encoding SWIM zinc finger family protein translates to MSRRPRPLPGDDADRFGRGPGTPPAARPGRGAAPGRMDRSDRSRTFPPLPQRSGARGLFAESWWGSAWLDALEATALDSARLARGRTYARDGNVDTINITPGRIAATVRGSRPRPYNVVIRLQELSSGEWTDLLDAIAADPAQLTALLAKELPRTVAESGVRLLPGPGDLVPRCSCPDHGHPCKHAAAVCFQVARLLDADPFVLLLMRGRGERELLDELSRRNATLTARESRSAQLAPPEAAPGPLSGARADARAAAAAAIKANRGARERSQVRPRAEVRTDAEHRAASAPVEPASGTHSPRGVLARDALADRLLPPLPPPMPLPPHPGQAHAFPDADGLPLDADALEFLATDATARAHAYLSALHTDITTPSAASPAYGPTPAARPDKPPTSGISPFPDLTPWQDGIRLAATAHPTAGLTATTRALYRDLAAATGRSVTDVARAVAAWRQGGLEGLTLLDTIWNPPAGDFDRARSALTAADLPALRPRHNHLTDPARGIQLRFGHDNRWYPYESDPGAEDWWPTGRADPDPVGALTALLGR
- a CDS encoding DEAD/DEAH box helicase, with protein sequence MAESGETVRRSTPELGLPAATSASARARDGRGTRGERSPVSVSCAVVFLPAEPPRAGRFAFWRPDGGPLPDLSVAVRDNSGAPSGPGAAEPGPASTAAETIELAVARRHGNGARRRTVPAMALPIAAAVPLLARARHDPAAHPAAACWGAAVLHALNLAARGRLLPGLTAQDTDAWRAGPLDPEDMAHLRAVAAAMPPEAYAVPLPDSRPLQVHDPVQLVRALVDAVTDALPRTPAAAHMVGAPFASMAPQYLPGARDWAAEVAAGVDAGVRLSLRLDLAAHGLFDTRDEPRPGRDDAADTPTDTGATPAHAAAEERSAAAAILQVHSLTDPTLVTDAGQLWEGEGPDHFGPRARVDTLLALRRAARVWPPLARFLERTVPDVLPLAEEELYELLGDAAPRLAAAGVAVHWPKELARGLTAAAVIRPAPGTAADGFGFFDTEKLLQFRWQVALDGLPLSEAEMDALAEAHRPVVRLRDQWVLVDPALVRKARKRELGYLDPVDALAVTLNGTTEVDGEEVEVVPVGALAALRSRLTQDAPVPPQPTGLRATLRDYQLRGLAWLDRMTSLGLGGCLADDMGLGKTITVIALHLHQRPTAPVLVVCPASLLGNWQREIERFAPGVPVRRFHGTGRSLEDVDGGFVLTTYGTMRSSAAALAARTWAWVVADEAQHVKNPKSSTGKALRGIKTPARIALTGTPVENNLSELWALLDWTTPGLLGSLKTFRALYAREVEGGEDPEAAERLARLVRPFILRRKKSDPGIAPELPPKTETDHPVALGREQAALYEAVVRETLARIEAAEGIARRGLVMKLLTALKQICNHPAQYLKEAAPGLAARSGKLELLDELLDTILAEGGATLIFTQYVEMARLLERHLTARGIGNQLLHGGTPVRQREEMVDRFQSGRTPVFLLSLKAAGTGLNLTRAAHVIHYDRWWNPAVEEQATDRAYRIGQTQPVQVHRLIAEGTVEDNIAELLTAKRALADAVLTGGETALTELTDAQLADLVSLRRAA
- a CDS encoding helicase-associated domain-containing protein; the encoded protein is MEGLDTLTRSLAQRTPEELAALLARHAEALSRRPAPTRLRELATALWSYETLHHTVLHLDHPRLQLLAATARVSQDLARRAAPVPAVPAAGADYQSLMAHRLSFPDLAAEPVPAEEAYRALGAAGPGPAREAVTAALELLYEDGLAAPTEDGAIVVPPRIPQLLAAHDLGVFAPTAPRLPAPEAASRETGAAMASVQGESQAAASTLAATLDRLLASLASQPAALRKTGGLALREIKRLAKAAGTTEARTRLLLDLVLAADLIALTRTPAGITAAPTGAYDDWLAQTPGERLVPVLTAWATLWSIPTYTPFGETPTALVRGEDRHAPALRHALLKALSTAPADAAGHLPDLPVLLDAAAWHRPLAVSGEPLAEDRATHILDEAAFLALTAHGALTPLGHALLAASPTDPAPLSDALRDLLPQPLQQAHFQADLTAVVPGPPSAALADLLTSAADRESEGHAVTWRFTPASVRRALDSGRDATDLLDALTEASATGPLPQPLTYLVQDAARAHGRMRVLPTGCCIRSDDEALVRELAAHRALQALGLRAIAPTVLISAQPPAATLEALRDAGYAPALEFESGTASVERVPRHRAARTGSAPSDQVNKPLALARRLLNA